The following coding sequences lie in one Danio rerio strain Tuebingen ecotype United States chromosome 3, GRCz12tu, whole genome shotgun sequence genomic window:
- the zgc:172253 gene encoding uncharacterized protein isoform X1, translated as MASLLMSLKQPICISMCVYLWLAVLAVVNTERILQPIDETGSVNEDTSGLHISTSRRVKKSPDTVEVAALGRPLYPGVLYDARSDSFIPGVKLWDNNTLTEHVSSRPQTRTDLTFSSSDSLSTKFSHLDVSGSLKVSFFGGLLELGGSARYLRDTKSSTRQSRFTMYYSGITRYEELSMNKLGTITYPQVFEQKSATHVVIAVQYGAQAAVVFNRMISEEENFEKTERELQVMLEEIFKYNIQDDSQRSNEVNEFVERITCTFHGDLHPDHSCATYEDALELFKNLPKMLKENPQNAVPVKVWLYPLHLLNATAARVEREISAGTARDLEGVMEDLREAEITYNELSGKRLAKKFRDIRERLNSFYQSFKVYKSMLQSAVGRVLPAIRGGQKEEKSLEDILKIHRNSPFRSDQLKLWLNDAKQEISVLTAQVNSLEGVNIVGQEVVNRRYFGVICLTFTSLKYDDPYLSVFQEFVKRDRFNAPEGEQHLVSVPTVKKWFRDPATLSAMSRATDDFKRLYSGYAKPFQEETILCVISDISDSSNPGASIYAYSYGELQTKRFPSL; from the exons ATGGCGTCACTTCTGATGTCCCTGAAGCAGCCGATCTGCATCAGCATGTGTGTTTATCTATGGCTGGCGGTGCTCGCTGTAGTCAACACAGAG AGAATATTACAACCCATAGATGAGACCGGGTCTGTAAATGAAGACACCTCAGGACTTCACATCTCTACATCGAGAAGAGTTAAGAAGAGTCCAG ACACAGTGGAAGTGGCAGCTCTAGGAAGACCTCTGTATCCTGGTGTGCTGTACGACGCTCGCAGTGATTCCTTCATTCCAG GTGTTAAGCTGTGGGATAATAATACACTGACTGAACATGTAAGCAGTCGTCCTCAGACCAGAACAGACCTGACGTTCAGCAGCTCTGACTCTCTCTCAACCAAATTCAGTCATCTGGACGTCAGTGGTTCCCTGAAGGTCAGTTTTTTCGGCGGGCTTCTTGAGCTGGGCGGATCTGCCAGATACCTGCGTGACACCAAATCCTCAACCCGCCAGTCCAGGTTTACCATGTATTACAGCGGAATCACACGATACGAAGAGCTCTCGATGAACAAACTGGGCACCATCACCTACCCTCAGGTGTTTGAGCAGAAATCTGCAACTCATGTGGTGATCGCGGTGCAGTACGGAGCTCAGGCAGCCGTAGTGTTCAATCGCATGATCTCAGAAGAGGAGAACTTTGAGAAGACTGAGAGAGAACTGCAGGTCATGTTGGAGGAGATCTTCAAGTATAACATCCAGGACGATTCACAAAGGAGCAATGAAGTAAATGAATTTGTTGAGAGAATCACCTGCACGTTTCATGGTGACCTCCATCCTGATCACAGCTGCGCCACATATGAGGATGCCCTGGAGCTCTTCAAGAATCTCCCAAAGATGCTGAAGGAGAACCCGCAGAACGCCGTCCCAGTGAAAGTCTGGCTGTATCCGCTGCATCTCCTGAACGCAACAGCAGCTCGAGTGGAGAGGGAAATCAGTGCAGGTACGGCTCGTGATCTTGAAGGAGTAATGGAGGACTTAAGAGAAGCAGAGATAACTTATAATGAACTGTCTGGAAAGAGGTTAGCTAAAAAATTCAGAGATATTCGAGAGCGGCTGAACTCGTTTTACCAATCATTTAAGGTTTACAAGTCAATGCTGCAGAGCGCAGTCGGCCGGGTTTTACCTGCTATTCGAGGAGGACAGAAGGAGGAGAAGAGTCTGGAGGACATCCTGAAGATACACAGAAACTCTCCATTTAGATCTGACCAGCTGAAACTGTGGTTGAATGATGCAAAGCAGGAGATCAGTGTGCTGACTGCTCAGGTCAACTCACTGGAAGGGGTCAACATCGTAGGCCAAGAAGTTGTAAATCGACGTTATTTTGGAGTGATTTGCTTGACTTTCACTTCTCTGAAGTACGATGACCCGTATCTGTCAGTCTTCCAGGAGTTTGTAAAAAGGGACAGGTTTAATGCACCAGAAGGGGAACAACACCTGGTATCTGTGCCAACTGTCAAAAAATGGTTTCGTGATCCTGCAACTCTTTCTGCCATGTCTCGTGCCACAGATGATTTCAAAAGATTATATTCTGGATATGCTAAGCCTTTTCAGGAAGAGACAATCCTCTGTGTTATTTCTGACATCTCTGATTCTTCCAATCCAGGTGCCTCCATCTATGCTTATTCATATGGAGAATTGCAAACTAAACGGTTTCCTTCACTTTAG
- the zgc:172253 gene encoding uncharacterized protein LOC100007732 (The RefSeq protein has 22 substitutions compared to this genomic sequence) produces the protein MASLLMSLKQPICISMCVYLWLAVLAVVNTERILQPIDETGSVNEDTSGLHILTSRRVKKSPDTVEVAALGRPLYPGVLYDARSDSFIPGVKLWDDKLLTEHVSSRPQTRTDLTFSSSDSLSTKFSHLDVSGSLKVSFFGGLLELGGSARYLRDTKSSTRQSRFTMYYSGITRYEELSMNKLGTITYLQVFEQKSATHVVIAVQYGAQAAVVFNRMISEEENFEKTERELKVMLEEIFKYNIQEDSQRSNEVNEFVERITCTFHGDLHPDHSCATYEDALELFKNLPKMLKENPQNAVPVKVWLYPLHLLNATAARVEREISAGTARDLEGIMEDLAEAEKIYNELSGKRLAKKFRDIRERLNSFYQSFRIYKSMLQSAVGRVLPAIRGGQKEEKSLEDILKIHRNSPFRSDQLKLWLNDAKQEISVLTAQVNSLKGVNIVGQEVVNRRYFGVMCLTFTSLKYDDPYLSVLQEFVKRDMFNAPEREQELVPVPSVSKWFRDPATLSAMSRATDDFKRLYSGYAKPFQEETILCVISDISDSSNPGASIYAYSYGELQTKRFPSL, from the exons ATGGCGTCACTTCTGATGTCCCTGAAGCAGCCGATCTGCATCAGCATGTGTGTTTATCTATGGCTGGCGGTGCTCGCTGTAGTCAACACAGAG AGAATATTACAACCCATAGATGAGACCGGGTCTGTAAATGAAGACACCTCAGGACTTCACATCTCTACATCGAGAAGAGTTAAGAAGAGTCCAG ACACAGTGGAAGTGGCAGCTCTAGGAAGACCTCTGTATCCTGGTGTGCTGTACGACGCTCGCAGTGATTCCTTCATTCCAG GTGTTAAGCTGTGGGATAATAATACACTGACTGAACATGTAAGCAGTCGTCCTCAGACCAGAACAGACCTGACGTTCAGCAGCTCTGACTCTCTCTCAACCAAATTCAGTCATCTGGACGTCAGTGGTTCCCTGAAGGTCAGTTTTTTCGGCGGGCTTCTTGAGCTGGGCGGATCTGCCAGATACCTGCGTGACACCAAATCCTCAACCCGCCAGTCCAGGTTTACCATGTATTACAGCGGAATCACACGATACGAAGAGCTCTCGATGAACAAACTGGGCACCATCACCTACCCTCAGGTGTTTGAGCAGAAATCTGCAACTCATGTGGTGATCGCGGTGCAGTACGGAGCTCAGGCAGCCGTAGTGTTCAATCGCATGATCTCAGAAGAGGAGAACTTTGAGAAGACTGAGAGAGAACTGCAGGTCATGTTGGAGGAGATCTTCAAGTATAACATCCAGGACGATTCACAAAGGAGCAATGAAGTAAATGAATTTGTTGAGAGAATCACCTGCACGTTTCATGGTGACCTCCATCCTGATCACAGCTGCGCCACATATGAGGATGCCCTGGAGCTCTTCAAGAATCTCCCAAAGATGCTGAAGGAGAACCCGCAGAACGCCGTCCCAGTGAAAGTCTGGCTGTATCCGCTGCATCTCCTGAACGCAACAGCAGCTCGAGTGGAGAGGGAAATCAGTGCAGGTACGGCTCGTGATCTTGAAGGAGTAATGGAGGACTTAAGAGAAGCAGAGATAACTTATAATGAACTGTCTGGAAAGAGGTTAGCTAAAAAATTCAGAGATATTCGAGAGCGGCTGAACTCGTTTTACCAATCATTTAAGGTTTACAAGTCAATGCTGCAGAGCGCAGTCGGCCGGGTTTTACCTGCTATTCGAGGAGGACAGAAGGAGGAGAAGAGTCTGGAGGACATCCTGAAGATACACAGAAACTCTCCATTTAGATCTGACCAGCTGAAACTGTGGTTGAATGATGCAAAGCAGGAGATCAGTGTGCTGACTGCTCAGGTCAACTCACTGGAAGGGGTCAACATCGTAGGCCAAGAAGTTGTAAATCGACGTTATTTTGGAGTGATTTGCTTGACTTTCACTTCTCTGAAGTACGATGACCCGTATCTGTCAGTCTTCCAGGAGTTTGTAAAAAGGGACAGGTTTAATGCACCAGAAGGGGAACAACACCTGGTATCTGTGCCAACTGTCAAAAAATGGTTTCGTGATCCTGCAACTCTTTCTGCCATGTCTCGTGCCACAGATGATTTCAAAAGATTATATTCTGGATATGCTAAGCCTTTTCAGGAAGAGACAATCCTCTGTGTTATTTCTGACATCTCTGATTCTTCCAATCCAGGTGCCTCCATCTATGCTTATTCATATGGAGAATTGCAAACTAAACGGTTTCCTTCACTTTAG
- the LOC108179091 gene encoding stonustoxin subunit alpha-like — translation MASLLMSLKQPICISMCVYLWLAVLAVVNTEEILQPRDETVRVNEETSGLHILTSRRVRKSPASDTVEVAALGRPLYPGVLYDARSDSFIRGVKLWDDKLLTEHVSSRPQTRTDLTFSSSDSLSTKCSHLDVSGSLQVSFLGGLLELGGSARYLHDTTSSTRQSRFTMYYSGITRYEELSMNKLGTITYPQVFEQKSATHVVIAVQYGAQAAVVFNRMISEEENFESNEREMQAMLRKLKYNIQGSAALRMTSKEKEFAKRITCTFHGDLHPDHSCATYEDALELFKNLPKMLKENPQNAVPVKVWLYPLHLLNATAARVEREISAGTARDLEGVMEDLADAERTYNELSESRLANTFRDIRERLNLFYQSFRVYKSMLQSAVGRVLPAIRGGQKEEKSLEDILKIHRNSPFRSDQLKLWLNDSKQEISVLTAQINSLKGVNIVAQEDLDVGYSEVVCLTFTSLKYDDPYLSALQKFVKTDRFNPPEGEQHLVSVPTVKKWFRDPAIMFDVNFNTKAFKSFFSALAPKFVLVISAISDPTNPGSSIYLYSNGQLADKQAHLFLKIMAVCSPASAFRNEEWCNSERVQKYIEQNN, via the exons ATGGCGTCACTTCTGATGTCCCTGAAGCAGCCGATCTGCATCAGCATGTGTGTTTATCTATGGCTGGCGGTGCTCGCTGTAGTCAACACAGAG gagaTATTACAACCCAGAGATGAGACTGTGCGTGTAAATGAGGAAACCTCAGGACTTCACATCTTAACATCGAGAAGAGTTAGGAAGAGTCCCG CATCAGACACAGTGGAAGTGGCAGCTCTAGGAAGACCTCTGTATCCTGGTGTGCTGTACGACGCCCGCAGTGATTCCTTCATCCGAG GTGTTAAGCTGTGGGATGATAAATTACTGACTGAACATGTAAGCAGTCGTCCTCAGACCAGAACAGACCTGACGTTCAGCAGCTCTGACTCTCTCTCAACCAAATGCAGTCATCTGGACGTCAGTGGTTCCCTACAAGTCAGTTTTTTAGGCGGGCTTCTTGAGCTGGGCGGATCTGCCAGATACCTGCATGACACCACATCCTCAACCCGCCAGTCCAGGTTTACCATGTATTACAGCGGAATCACACGATACGAAGAGCTCTCGATGAACAAACTGGGCACCATCACCTACCCTCAGGTGTTTGAGCAGAAATCTGCAACTCATGTGGTGATCGCGGTGCAGTACGGAGCTCAGGCGGCCGTAGTGTTCAATCGCATGATCTCAGAAGAGGAGAACTTTGAGAGCAATGAGAGGGAAATGCAGGCCATGTTAAGGAAGTTGAAGTATAACATCCAGGGATCTGCAGCTTTAAGAATGACCAGTAAGGAAAAGGAGTTTGCTAAGAGAATCACCTGCACGTTTCATGGTGACCTCCATCCTGATCACAGCTGCGCCACATATGAGGATGCCCTGGAGCTCTTCAAGAATCTCCCAAAGATGCTGAAGGAGAACCCGCAGAACGCCGTCCCAGTGAAAGTCTGGCTGTATCCGCTGCATCTCCTGAACGCAACAGCAGCTCGAGTGGAGAGGGAAATCAGTGCAGGTACGGCTCGTGATCTTGAAGGAGTAATGGAGGACCTTGCAGATGCAGAGAGGACTTATAATGAACTGTCTGAAAGTAGGCTGGCTAATACATTCAGAGATATTCGAGAGCGACTGAACTTGttttatcaatcatttagggtttACAAGTCAATGCTGCAGAGCGCAGTCGGCCGGGTTTTACCTGCTATTCGAGGAGGACAGAAGGAGGAGAAGAGTCTGGAGGACATCCTGAAGATACACAGAAACTCTCCATTTAGATCTGACCAGCTGAAACTGTGGTTGAATGATTCAAAGCAGGAGATCAGTGTGCTGACTGCACAAATCAACTCACTGAAAGGGGTCAACATCGTAGCCCAGGAAGATCTCGATGTAGGGTATTCTGAAGTAGTCTGTTTGACCTTCACTTCTCTGAAGTACGATGACCCGTATCTGTCAGCCTTACAGAAGTTTGTTAAAACAGACAGGTTTAATCCGCCAGAAGGGGAACAACACCTGGTATCTGTACCAACTGTCAAAAAATGGTTTCGTGATCCTGCTATAATGTTTGATGTTAACTTTAACACCAAGGCTTTTAAATCATTCTTTTCTGCATTAGCACCCAAATTCGTCCTTGTTATTTCTGCCATCTCTGATCCGACCAATCCAGGctcctctatctatctatatagtAATGGGCAACTGGCAGACAAACAggctcatttgtttttaaaaataatggcGGTCTGTAGCCCTGCTAGCGCTTTTAGAAACGAAGAATGGTGTAACTCAGAAAGAGTACAGAAATATATAGAACAGAACAACTAA
- the zgc:172051 gene encoding uncharacterized protein isoform X1, with protein sequence MASLLMSLKQPICISMCVYLWLAVLAVVNTEEILQPKGETGSVNEETSGLHILTSRRVKKSPNTLEVAALGRPLYPGVLYDARSDSFIRGVKLWDDKLLTEHVSSRPQTRTDLTFSSSDSLSTKFSHLDVSGSLKVSFFGGLLELGGSARYLRDTKSSTRQSRCTMYYSGITRYEELSMNKLGMITYPQVFEQKSATHVVIAVQYGAQAAVVFNRMISEEENFESNERELQAMLEKIFKYNIQGTAALRMSNEEKEFAKEITCTFHGDLHPDHSCATYEDALELFKNLPKMLKENPQNAVPVKVWLYPLHLLNATAARVEREISAGTARDLEGIMEDLEEAEKIYNELSESRLANKFRDIKERLNLFYQSFKFYKSMLQSAVGRVLPAIRGGQKEEKSLEDILKIHRNSPFRSDQLKLWLNDAKQEISVLTAQINSLKGVNIVEPEKVNIISGSNKVACLTFTSLKYDDPYLSALQEFVKTDGFDAPEGEQHLGSVPTLKKWFHDPDMISDVNYATNLFKTFFSEQAQQVTAVISAISDPSHPGSSVNIYVDGRLIFKDFQLPFQYLGVCGAPKTVKDKEWCKSERVLKALELAKQRNQ encoded by the exons ATGGCGTCACTTCTGATGTCCCTGAAGCAGCCGATCTGCATCAGCATGTGTGTTTATCTATGGCTGGCGGTGCTCGCTGTAGTCAACACAGAG gagataTTACAACCAAAAGGAGAGACTGGGTCTGTAAATGAGGAAACCTCAGGACTTCACATCTTAACATCGAGAAGAGTTAAGAAGAGTCCAA ACACATTGGAAGTGGCAGCTCTAGGCAGACCTCTGTATCCTGGTGTGCTGTACGACGCTCGCAGTGATTCCTTCATCAGAG GTGTTAAGCTGTGGGATGATAAATTACTGACTGAACATGTAAGCAGTCGTCCACAGACCAGAACAGACCTGACGTTCAGCAGCTCTGACTCTCTCTCAACTAAATTCAGTCATCTGGACGTCAGTGGTTCCCTGAAGGTCAGTTTCTTCGGCGGGCTTCTTGAGCTGGGCGGATCTGCCAGATACCTGCGTGACACCAAATCCTCAACCCGCCAGTCCAGGTGTACCATGTATTACAGCGGAATCACACGATACGAAGAGCTCTCGATGAACAAACTGGGCATGATCACCTACCCTCAGGTGTTTGAGCAGAAATCTGCAACTCATGTGGTGATCGCGGTGCAGTACGGAGCTCAGGCGGCCGTAGTGTTCAATCGCATGATCTCAGAAGAGGAGAACTTTGAGAGCAATGAGAGAGAACTGCAGGCCATGTTGGAGAAGATCTTTAAATATAACATCCAGGGAACTGCAGCTTTACGAATGAGCAATGAAGAAAAGGAATTTGCCAAGGAAATCACCTGCACGTTTCATGGTGACCTCCATCCTGATCACAGCTGCGCCACATATGAGGATGCCCTGGAGCTCTTCAAGAATCTCCCAAAGATGCTGAAGGAGAACCCGCAGAACGCCGTCCCAGTGAAAGTCTGGCTGTACCCGCTGCATCTCCTGAACGCAACAGCAGCTCGAGTGGAGAGAGAAATCAGTGCAGGCACGGCTCGTGATCTTGAGGGAATAATGGAGGACTTGGAAGAAGCAGAGAAGATTTATAATGAACTGTCTGAAAGTAGGCTGGCTAATAAATTCAGAGATATCAAAGAGCGGCTGAACTTGTTTTATCAATCGTTTAAATTTTATAAGTCAATGCTGCAGAGCGCAGTCGGCCGGGTTTTACCTGCTATTCGAGGAGGACAGAAGGAGGAGAAGAGTCTGGAGGACATCCTGAAGATACACAGAAACTCTCCATTTAGATCTGACCAGCTGAAACTGTGGTTGAATGATGCAAAGCAGGAGATCAGTGTCCTGACTGCACAAATCAACTCACTGAAAGGGGTCAACATCGTTGAGCCAGAAAAGGTCAACATTATTTCAGGTTCTAATAAAGTAGCCTGCCTGACCTTCACTTCTCTGAAGTATGACGACCCGTATCTGTCAGCCCTACAGGAGTTTGTGAAAACAGACGGGTTTGATGCTCCAGAAGGGGAACAACACCTGGGATCTGTGCCAACTCTCAAAAAATGGTTTCATGATCCTGATATGATCTCTGACGTTAACTATGCAACCAATttgtttaaaacgtttttttctGAACAAGCACAGCAAGTCACAGCTGTTATTTCCGCCATCTCTGATCCATCCCATCCAGGCTCCTCCGTCAATATTTATGTAGATGGGCGCTTGATATTTAAAGATTTTCAGTTGCCTTTCCAATACTTGGGGGTGTGCGGCGCTCCCAAGACCGTTAAAGACAAAGAATGGTGCAAATCAGAGAGAGTACTGAAAGCTCTAGAACTGGCCAAGCAAAGGAatcaatga
- the zgc:172051 gene encoding uncharacterized protein isoform X2 encodes MASDTLEVAALGRPLYPGVLYDARSDSFIRGVKLWDDKLLTEHVSSRPQTRTDLTFSSSDSLSTKFSHLDVSGSLKVSFFGGLLELGGSARYLRDTKSSTRQSRCTMYYSGITRYEELSMNKLGMITYPQVFEQKSATHVVIAVQYGAQAAVVFNRMISEEENFESNERELQAMLEKIFKYNIQGTAALRMSNEEKEFAKEITCTFHGDLHPDHSCATYEDALELFKNLPKMLKENPQNAVPVKVWLYPLHLLNATAARVEREISAGTARDLEGIMEDLEEAEKIYNELSESRLANKFRDIKERLNLFYQSFKFYKSMLQSAVGRVLPAIRGGQKEEKSLEDILKIHRNSPFRSDQLKLWLNDAKQEISVLTAQINSLKGVNIVEPEKVNIISGSNKVACLTFTSLKYDDPYLSALQEFVKTDGFDAPEGEQHLGSVPTLKKWFHDPDMISDVNYATNLFKTFFSEQAQQVTAVISAISDPSHPGSSVNIYVDGRLIFKDFQLPFQYLGVCGAPKTVKDKEWCKSERVLKALELAKQRNQ; translated from the exons ATGGCATCAGACACATTGGAAGTGGCAGCTCTAGGCAGACCTCTGTATCCTGGTGTGCTGTACGACGCTCGCAGTGATTCCTTCATCAGAG GTGTTAAGCTGTGGGATGATAAATTACTGACTGAACATGTAAGCAGTCGTCCACAGACCAGAACAGACCTGACGTTCAGCAGCTCTGACTCTCTCTCAACTAAATTCAGTCATCTGGACGTCAGTGGTTCCCTGAAGGTCAGTTTCTTCGGCGGGCTTCTTGAGCTGGGCGGATCTGCCAGATACCTGCGTGACACCAAATCCTCAACCCGCCAGTCCAGGTGTACCATGTATTACAGCGGAATCACACGATACGAAGAGCTCTCGATGAACAAACTGGGCATGATCACCTACCCTCAGGTGTTTGAGCAGAAATCTGCAACTCATGTGGTGATCGCGGTGCAGTACGGAGCTCAGGCGGCCGTAGTGTTCAATCGCATGATCTCAGAAGAGGAGAACTTTGAGAGCAATGAGAGAGAACTGCAGGCCATGTTGGAGAAGATCTTTAAATATAACATCCAGGGAACTGCAGCTTTACGAATGAGCAATGAAGAAAAGGAATTTGCCAAGGAAATCACCTGCACGTTTCATGGTGACCTCCATCCTGATCACAGCTGCGCCACATATGAGGATGCCCTGGAGCTCTTCAAGAATCTCCCAAAGATGCTGAAGGAGAACCCGCAGAACGCCGTCCCAGTGAAAGTCTGGCTGTACCCGCTGCATCTCCTGAACGCAACAGCAGCTCGAGTGGAGAGAGAAATCAGTGCAGGCACGGCTCGTGATCTTGAGGGAATAATGGAGGACTTGGAAGAAGCAGAGAAGATTTATAATGAACTGTCTGAAAGTAGGCTGGCTAATAAATTCAGAGATATCAAAGAGCGGCTGAACTTGTTTTATCAATCGTTTAAATTTTATAAGTCAATGCTGCAGAGCGCAGTCGGCCGGGTTTTACCTGCTATTCGAGGAGGACAGAAGGAGGAGAAGAGTCTGGAGGACATCCTGAAGATACACAGAAACTCTCCATTTAGATCTGACCAGCTGAAACTGTGGTTGAATGATGCAAAGCAGGAGATCAGTGTCCTGACTGCACAAATCAACTCACTGAAAGGGGTCAACATCGTTGAGCCAGAAAAGGTCAACATTATTTCAGGTTCTAATAAAGTAGCCTGCCTGACCTTCACTTCTCTGAAGTATGACGACCCGTATCTGTCAGCCCTACAGGAGTTTGTGAAAACAGACGGGTTTGATGCTCCAGAAGGGGAACAACACCTGGGATCTGTGCCAACTCTCAAAAAATGGTTTCATGATCCTGATATGATCTCTGACGTTAACTATGCAACCAATttgtttaaaacgtttttttctGAACAAGCACAGCAAGTCACAGCTGTTATTTCCGCCATCTCTGATCCATCCCATCCAGGCTCCTCCGTCAATATTTATGTAGATGGGCGCTTGATATTTAAAGATTTTCAGTTGCCTTTCCAATACTTGGGGGTGTGCGGCGCTCCCAAGACCGTTAAAGACAAAGAATGGTGCAAATCAGAGAGAGTACTGAAAGCTCTAGAACTGGCCAAGCAAAGGAatcaatga
- the zgc:172051 gene encoding uncharacterized protein LOC100007431 precursor (The RefSeq protein has 11 substitutions compared to this genomic sequence) produces MASLLMSLKQPICISMCVYLWLAVLAVVNTEEILQPRGETVPVNEETSGLHILTSRRVKKSPNTVEVAALGRPLYPGVLYDARSDSFIRGVKLWDDKLLTEHVSSRPQTRTDLTFSSSDSLSTKFSHLDVSGSLKVSFFGGLLELGGSARYLRDTKSSTRQSRFTMYYSGITRYEELSMNKLGTITYPQVFEQKSATHVVIAVQYGAQAAVVFNRMISEEETFESNERELQAMLEKIFKYNIQGTAALRMSNEEKEFAKEITCTFHGDLHPDHSCATYEDALELFKNLPKMLKENPQNAVPVKVWLYPLHLLNATAARVEREISAGTARDLEGIMEDLEEAEKIYNELSESRLANTFRDIKERLNLFYQSFKFYKSMLQSAVGRVLPAIRGGQKEEKSLEDILKIHRNSPFRSDQLKLWLNDAKQEISVLTAQINSLKGVNIVEPEKVNIISGSNKVACLTFTSLKYDDPYLSALQEFVKTDGFDAPEGEQHLVSVPTVKKWFHDPDMISDVNYATNLFKMFFSEQAQQVTAVISAISDPSHPGSSVNIYVDGRLIFKDFQLPFQYLGVCGAPKTVKDKEWCKSERVLKALELAKQRNQ; encoded by the exons ATGGCGTCACTTCTGATGTCCCTGAAGCAGCCGATCTGCATCAGCATGTGTGTTTATCTATGGCTGGCGGTGCTCGCTGTAGTCAACACAGAG gagataTTACAACCAAAAGGAGAGACTGGGTCTGTAAATGAGGAAACCTCAGGACTTCACATCTTAACATCGAGAAGAGTTAAGAAGAGTCCAA ACACATTGGAAGTGGCAGCTCTAGGCAGACCTCTGTATCCTGGTGTGCTGTACGACGCTCGCAGTGATTCCTTCATCAGAG GTGTTAAGCTGTGGGATGATAAATTACTGACTGAACATGTAAGCAGTCGTCCACAGACCAGAACAGACCTGACGTTCAGCAGCTCTGACTCTCTCTCAACTAAATTCAGTCATCTGGACGTCAGTGGTTCCCTGAAGGTCAGTTTCTTCGGCGGGCTTCTTGAGCTGGGCGGATCTGCCAGATACCTGCGTGACACCAAATCCTCAACCCGCCAGTCCAGGTGTACCATGTATTACAGCGGAATCACACGATACGAAGAGCTCTCGATGAACAAACTGGGCATGATCACCTACCCTCAGGTGTTTGAGCAGAAATCTGCAACTCATGTGGTGATCGCGGTGCAGTACGGAGCTCAGGCGGCCGTAGTGTTCAATCGCATGATCTCAGAAGAGGAGAACTTTGAGAGCAATGAGAGAGAACTGCAGGCCATGTTGGAGAAGATCTTTAAATATAACATCCAGGGAACTGCAGCTTTACGAATGAGCAATGAAGAAAAGGAATTTGCCAAGGAAATCACCTGCACGTTTCATGGTGACCTCCATCCTGATCACAGCTGCGCCACATATGAGGATGCCCTGGAGCTCTTCAAGAATCTCCCAAAGATGCTGAAGGAGAACCCGCAGAACGCCGTCCCAGTGAAAGTCTGGCTGTACCCGCTGCATCTCCTGAACGCAACAGCAGCTCGAGTGGAGAGAGAAATCAGTGCAGGCACGGCTCGTGATCTTGAGGGAATAATGGAGGACTTGGAAGAAGCAGAGAAGATTTATAATGAACTGTCTGAAAGTAGGCTGGCTAATAAATTCAGAGATATCAAAGAGCGGCTGAACTTGTTTTATCAATCGTTTAAATTTTATAAGTCAATGCTGCAGAGCGCAGTCGGCCGGGTTTTACCTGCTATTCGAGGAGGACAGAAGGAGGAGAAGAGTCTGGAGGACATCCTGAAGATACACAGAAACTCTCCATTTAGATCTGACCAGCTGAAACTGTGGTTGAATGATGCAAAGCAGGAGATCAGTGTCCTGACTGCACAAATCAACTCACTGAAAGGGGTCAACATCGTTGAGCCAGAAAAGGTCAACATTATTTCAGGTTCTAATAAAGTAGCCTGCCTGACCTTCACTTCTCTGAAGTATGACGACCCGTATCTGTCAGCCCTACAGGAGTTTGTGAAAACAGACGGGTTTGATGCTCCAGAAGGGGAACAACACCTGGGATCTGTGCCAACTCTCAAAAAATGGTTTCATGATCCTGATATGATCTCTGACGTTAACTATGCAACCAATttgtttaaaacgtttttttctGAACAAGCACAGCAAGTCACAGCTGTTATTTCCGCCATCTCTGATCCATCCCATCCAGGCTCCTCCGTCAATATTTATGTAGATGGGCGCTTGATATTTAAAGATTTTCAGTTGCCTTTCCAATACTTGGGGGTGTGCGGCGCTCCCAAGACCGTTAAAGACAAAGAATGGTGCAAATCAGAGAGAGTACTGAAAGCTCTAGAACTGGCCAAGCAAAGGAatcaatga